In one window of Sardina pilchardus chromosome 23, fSarPil1.1, whole genome shotgun sequence DNA:
- the aamp gene encoding angio-associated migratory cell protein — protein sequence MDDSSEDTVQLHGDEEIVEVIDLNDAEQSPDDLAEELEDVDFEDAGAAADDEGWETEDEMEADQDDSEITFSSHTGSVFCVSLDPQTNSLAVSGGEDDKAYVWTVSDGEVLFECTGHKDSVTCATFSHDSKLVASGDMSGLIKVWKVETKEEIWSFEVGDLEWLEWHPCAPVLLAGTAGGNVWMWKIPGGDCKTFQGPSCQATSGKIMRDGKRAVVGYEDGSVRIWDLKQGNAVHVIKGSDAHQGALTCLDINKDGSLILTGSVDGLAKLINANTGKVVCAFSIESGKAKNSMDEEDTNSVESVGFCKVLPVVAVAYLDGTLAIYDLSTQALRHKCQHQAGIVHLQWEESSSLVATCCLDGVVRLWDARSGSMVSEYRGHGAEILDFTLNRDASIAVTAAGDHKAKVFCLQRPDR from the exons ATGGATGATTCCTCTGAGGACACAGTACAACTGCATGGGGACGAAGAGATTGTCGAGGTTATTGATCTCAACGATGCCGAACAATCTCCAG ATGACCTGGCAGAAGAGTTGGAAGACGTAGACTTCGAAGATGCTGGAGCAGCAGCTGACGATGAGGGTTGGGAGACAGAGGACGAGATGGAGGCAGATCAAGATGACAGTGAAATCACCTTCTCCAGTCACACTG GCTCCGTCTTCTGTGTCAGTCTGGACCCTCAAACAAACAGTTTAGCAGTttcaggaggagaggatgacaaGGCCTATGTGTGGACCGTGAGTGATGGAGAGGTGCTCTTTGAGtgcacag GACACAAAGACTCCGTGACATGTGCCACCTTCAGCCATGACTCCAAGCTTGTGGCATCTGGAGACATGAGTGGCCTCATCAAGGTGTGGAAAGTGGAGACTAAAGAAGAGATCTGGTCCTTCGAAGTTGGAGACCTGGAG TGGCTGGAGTGGCACCCGTGTGCCCCTGTGCTGTTGGCGGGCACCGCGGGTGGAAACGTGTGGATGTGGAAGATTCCAGGAGGCGACTGCAAGACCTTCCAGGGCCCCAGCTGTCAAGCAACGAGTGGCAAGATCATGCgagatg GAAAGAGAGCTGTGGTTGGTTATGAAGATGGCTCAGTGAGGATCTGGGACCTTAAACAGGGCAATGCTGTACATGTCATTAAAG GTAGTGATGCCCACCAGGGGGCGCTAACATGCCTTGACATCAACAAGGACGGCTCGCTGATCCTGACGGGCTCGGTGGATGGCTTGGCCAAGCTCATCAACGCTAACACAGGCAAG GTTGTTTGTGCCTTCTCCATCGAGAGTGGCAAAGCGAAGAATTCCATGGATGAAGAGGACACCAACTCTGTCGAGTCAGTGGGCTTCTGCAAAGT ttTGCCGGTGGTTGCCGTGGCATACCTGGATGGTACCCTAGCTATTTATGACCTGTCCACTCAGGCTCTGAGACACAAGTGTCAGCATCAG GCAGGTATAGTCCATCTGCAGTGGGAAGAATCCTCATCATTGGTGGCCACCTGCTGCCTGGACGGAGTTGTCCGGCTTTGGGACGCCCGATCTGGATCCATGGTGTCGGAGTACCGTGGACACGGTGCCGAGATCCTGGACTTCACACTAAACAG AGACGCCTCCATAGCGGTGACAGCAGCCGGGGACCACAAAGCCAAAGTATTCTGTCTCCAAAGACCCGACCGGTAG
- the LOC134071780 gene encoding G-protein coupled bile acid receptor 1 — protein sequence GGGGGGGSGSVEVQLIYSITMPLSSTIILANLLIILAIGCNRRLHTTPNYFFLSLLVADLGTGVALPFIPWMGLSRPLSFGACLLVHVLPNFLFLAFLLNLVMVHYERYLSIVSPLRHRTFWVHRRFPLVLLALWLPPLLFALLPAFGWNNRRASGGRAWSGCCRPGGTGGHAEGGAMDDDANCSLTAAAGGGSGERCCTYRHVFPNAFIYLEVYGILAPAILSIAAMTGRVLWITHGQLKDIRRLQLSVTSGVRGRGRSRGGGRQLGVDVRYARCVAAVSLTFLACWVPYIIYTHVGMAFLLRPGAEGNATAHIVLSCAGVGGMAVVPLVLGLANREYTDPIRKFLRKLHNRWRPRRWSAETIAL from the coding sequence ggaggtggaggaggaggaggctcagGCAGTGTGGAGGTGCAGCTGATCTACTCCATCACCATGCCCCTCTCCAGCACCATCATCCTGGCCAACCTGCTCATCATCCTGGCCATCGGCTGCAACCGCCGGCTGCACACCACGCCCAACTACTTCTTCCTGAGCCTGCTGGTGGCCGACCTGGGCACCGGGGTGGCGCTGCCCTTCATCCCCTGGATGGGCCTGAGTCGCCCGCTGAGCTTCGGCGCGTGCCTGCTGGTGCACGTGCTGCCCAACTTCCTGTTCCTGGCGTTCCTGCTGAACCTGGTGATGGTGCACTACGAGCGCTACCTGAGCATCGTGAGCCCGCTGCGCCACCGCACCTTCTGGGTGCACCGCCGCTTCCCGCTGGTGCTGCTGGCGCTctggctgccgccgctgctcttCGCCCTGCTGCCCGCCTTCGGCTGGAACAACCGCCGCGCCAGCGGGGGGCGGGCGTGGAGCGGGTGCTGCCGCCCGGGTGGCACCGGCGGGCACGCGGAAGGCGGCGCGATGGACGACGACGCCAACTGCTCGCTAACGGCCGCTGCGGGCGGCGGGTCGGGCGAGCGCTGCTGCACGTACCGCCACGTCTTCCCCAACGCCTTCATCTACCTGGAGGTGTACGGCATCCTGGCGCCCGCCATCCTGTCCATCGCCGCCATGACCGGCCGCGTGCTGTGGATCACGCACGGCCAGCTGAAGGACATCCGCCGGCTGCAGCTGTCGGTGACGTCCGGCGTCCGGGGCCGGGGCCGGAGccggggggggggcaggcagcTGGGCGTGGACGTGCGCTACGCCCGCTGCGTGGCGGCCGTCTCGCTGACCTTCCTGGCGTGCTGGGTGCCCTACATCATCTACACGCACGTGGGCATGGCCTTCCTGCTGCGGCCCGGCGCCGAGGGCAACGCCACCGCCCACATCGTGCTGTCGTGCGCCGGCGTGGGCGGCATGGCCGTGGTGCCCCTCGTGCTGGGCCTCGCCAACCGGGAGTACACCGACCCCATACGCAAGTTCTTGCGCAAACTCCACAACCGCTGGCGGCCGAGAAGGTGGAGCGCGGAGACTATCGCCCTGTGA